The Bdellovibrio sp. GT3 genome contains the following window.
GTTCCGGTAACTAATAATGCGAGGATCATGCCTGATTTATCTGGAGCCACTAAGGCCCTTTTTCTGCGTGACGCACAGTGAAAAATGTCTTATCTAATACACCATGCAACCGACCCATCCGTTTTACTTACATTTTCATAAGGTTTATGGCGACCGCTGGCCTGCACTTTTTGCTGCGCTACAAAATTCCGAGCAGCAAGTGGCTCGCGTAAATTATTTGGGGAGCCAAGATGCGACTGCTAAATCTTGGCAGGGTTTAGAAACCAAAGAACAGCTTCCGGGTTGTTTTTGGATTCCCGTGGATCAGGGAAGTCATCCCGAGCGTCGTCAGGACGAGTTGCTGGATACTTATGTGATGGATCCGGCAAGTGTGATGGTGGCGCGTGCCCTTGAAGCACAGCCTGGTGATCGTTTACTGGATATGTGTGCGGCTCCGGGGGGGAAGAGTTTGATTTTGATCGAAGCCATCGCTGACGAAGGTGAGATCTTTTGCAACGACCTTTCACCAGAACGCCGCGAGCGTTTGAAAAAAGTCATTCAACAATACGTTCCGCGCAGTGTGCGTGATCGCGTGTGGGTGACTGGCAAGGACGGCGTGCAGTTTGGATTGAAAGAAGCCAACGGCTTTGATCGCATTCTTTTGGATGCCCCTTGTTCCGGTGAACGCCACATTTTAGAAAATCCCAAAGCACAAGAGGAGTGGAGTCCGCGCAGAACAGAACATCTGGCGACTCGTCAGTACTCGTTGCTGGCGGCAGCTTTGCTTGCTGTAAAACCCGGTGGGCGCATTGTCTATTCCACATGCTCTATCAGTCCGACAGAAAACGACGATGTCATTCGCAAACTTTTGAAAAAGAAAAAAGACGCCGTCAAACTTTTGCCAGCCGATCCCGGTGTTGGTGGCGAATCCACGGAATTTGGTGTGGCCTACATGCCGGATCGCTGTGGGTTTGGTCCGCTTTATTTTGCAGTGATTGAAAAATCTGAGTAGCACCTCGTGTACGAGTGAGCTGACTTGACCCTTTTCAAGAAAGTGGTAAAATATTAATTACTGGAAATCGCAGACTGGTTTGGTTAGCCCAGACACTCTCAATCAGGGAGCAGAGATTCGCTTTATGCGGAACACCCTCAGAAGAAGGGTGTTCTATGTCTTATCTACAGCTGGCTATTGCAATTATTTTTGAGCTTGTTGGTACCACTTTGTTGAAAAAGTCCGAGGGGTTTTCCCACGTCGGCTTTTCTATTGCATCGGTTCTTTGTTATGGCGTCGCATTTTATTTTTTAAGTAAAGTGATGGTCGTGATTCCTGTGGGAATTGCCTATGCAATCTGGTCCGGAGTGGGACTGTTCCTGTTGACCTTGATCGGCTATTTTGTGTGGAAGGAAAAATTGGATCTTCCAGCAATTGTCGGGATGGTGCTGATTGTTTCTGGAGTTCTTGTTATCAACGTTTTCTCGAAAACTGCTGGGCATTAAACGCAAGATGAATCGTGGCCAAAGTTGGCAGTTTGTACACCCGTAGCGGGTGTGGAAATTGCCGGGAATTAAAAAAAGCCTGCTTTTAGGAGCAGGCTTTTTTATTAAACTTAGATCTATAACTAGCGAACATTCACCATGCCCTTAAAATCAGAAGGGATCACGATCGTATTCACTTTGCCGTTGGCAATCGCTTCGGCAATTTTCATGTTGGCCATGGCTGCCATATATTCGATAGCCCCTTTGTTGGAATTCAAAGCTGCAATACGTTCTGCCTCTTTTTTCGCAGTTTGCACTTCAACTTCTTTCTGCTTGTATTCATTCTTGGCGCGAACCAGCTCATTGGCTGAAGCCACGACCGAATCTGCAGGCAGAATTACGCGTACCAGAACCTGGCTGACGGTGATGGATGTATCCAATTTTTCTTCTGCCAAAGTGTGAATGATTAGCTCTTTGACTTCAGTTTCGATAGCCTGGCGGTTGTCATTCATATCCAAAGCTTCGTACTTGCGCGCAGATTTATAAATGGCATTTCTGGCCGCTTGGTGAACGTAGTTGTACATCAAATAGATGTCGCCATCGTGCTCAGCATGAAATGATCTGTTCTTTTTAACGTAAAGTTCACTTACCGCCTGCGGATTGATGTTGTACACCACCATCGCATCAAAGTCCTTCATGGTGCTGTTGTCTTTGGCAAGGGGAGTGATGTCGTCCACGCGCACGCTGACATCTTTTACCGGGAAGGTCAGAACGCTGCCGACGAAAGTTTGATTGAAGCTGCCCGGAAGCAGTTCGCCGGGACTGATTTGTTTGTCGAATCCGATGCGAACACCGACTTCGCCGGTTTCAATACGAGTGCAAGCGACAAGAGTGGAGAGAGTTGAAACAAGGAGAAGGGCGCAGCTGGGTTTCACGTGGGGCTCCTAT
Protein-coding sequences here:
- a CDS encoding RsmB/NOP family class I SAM-dependent RNA methyltransferase produces the protein MARVNYLGSQDATAKSWQGLETKEQLPGCFWIPVDQGSHPERRQDELLDTYVMDPASVMVARALEAQPGDRLLDMCAAPGGKSLILIEAIADEGEIFCNDLSPERRERLKKVIQQYVPRSVRDRVWVTGKDGVQFGLKEANGFDRILLDAPCSGERHILENPKAQEEWSPRRTEHLATRQYSLLAAALLAVKPGGRIVYSTCSISPTENDDVIRKLLKKKKDAVKLLPADPGVGGESTEFGVAYMPDRCGFGPLYFAVIEKSE
- a CDS encoding SMR family transporter, translated to MSYLQLAIAIIFELVGTTLLKKSEGFSHVGFSIASVLCYGVAFYFLSKVMVVIPVGIAYAIWSGVGLFLLTLIGYFVWKEKLDLPAIVGMVLIVSGVLVINVFSKTAGH
- a CDS encoding SPFH domain-containing protein produces the protein MKPSCALLLVSTLSTLVACTRIETGEVGVRIGFDKQISPGELLPGSFNQTFVGSVLTFPVKDVSVRVDDITPLAKDNSTMKDFDAMVVYNINPQAVSELYVKKNRSFHAEHDGDIYLMYNYVHQAARNAIYKSARKYEALDMNDNRQAIETEVKELIIHTLAEEKLDTSITVSQVLVRVILPADSVVASANELVRAKNEYKQKEVEVQTAKKEAERIAALNSNKGAIEYMAAMANMKIAEAIANGKVNTIVIPSDFKGMVNVR